In Pseudomonas fluorescens, one genomic interval encodes:
- the lon gene encoding endopeptidase La, with translation MSDQQEFPDNPDDYTEAEHIEHTSSGKGLALPGQNLPDKVYVIPIHNRPFFPAQVLPVIVNEEPWAETLDLVSKSDHHSLALFFMDTPQEDPRHFNTGALPEYGTLVKVHHASRENGKLQFVAQGLSRVRIKTWLKHHRPPYLVEVEYPHQPTEPTDEVKAYGMALINAIKELLPLNPLYSEELKNYLNRFSPNDPSPLTDFAAALTSATGNELQEVLDCVPMLKRMEKVLPMLRKEVEVARLQKEISAEVNRKIGEHQREFFLKEQLKVIQQELGLTKDDRSADLEQFEQRLEGKVLPAQVQKRLEEEMNKLSILETGSPEYAVTRNYLDWATSVPWGVYGEDKLDLKYARKVLDKHHAGLDDIKDRILEFLAVGAYKGEISGSIVLLVGPPGVGKTSVGKSIAESLGRPFYRFSLGGMRDEAEIKGHRRTYIGAQPGKLVQALKDVEVMNPVIMLDEIDKMGQSYQGDPASALLETLDPEQNVEFLDHYLDLRMDLSKVLFVCTANTLDSIPGPLLDRMEVIRLSGYITEEKVAIAKRHLWPKLLEKAGVSKGSLSISDSALKALIDGYAREAGVRQLEKQMGKLVRKAVMKLIDDPKAVIKLGPKDLEASLGHPVFRNEQVLSGTGVITGLAWTSMGGATLPIEATRIHTLNRGFKLTGQLGDVMKESAEIAYSYVSSHLKQFGGDAKFFDEAFVHLHVPEGATPKDGPSAGVTMASALLSLARNQPPKKGVAMTGELTLTGHVLPIGGVREKVIAARRQKIFELILPEPNRGNFEELPDYLKEGITVHFAKRFADVAKVLF, from the coding sequence ATGAGCGACCAGCAAGAATTCCCGGACAACCCCGACGACTACACCGAAGCAGAACACATCGAACACACCTCATCCGGCAAAGGCCTGGCCCTGCCCGGCCAGAACCTGCCGGACAAGGTCTACGTCATCCCGATCCACAACCGCCCGTTCTTCCCGGCCCAAGTGCTGCCGGTCATCGTCAACGAAGAACCCTGGGCCGAAACCCTCGATCTGGTGAGCAAATCCGACCACCACTCCCTGGCCCTGTTCTTCATGGACACGCCCCAGGAAGACCCGCGCCACTTCAACACCGGCGCCCTTCCCGAATACGGCACCCTGGTCAAAGTCCATCACGCCAGCCGCGAAAACGGCAAACTGCAGTTCGTCGCCCAGGGCCTGAGCCGCGTACGCATCAAGACCTGGCTCAAACACCACCGCCCGCCGTACCTGGTCGAAGTCGAATACCCGCACCAGCCGACCGAGCCGACCGACGAGGTCAAGGCCTACGGCATGGCGCTGATCAACGCGATCAAGGAACTGCTGCCGCTGAACCCGTTGTACAGCGAAGAGCTGAAGAACTACCTCAACCGCTTCAGCCCCAACGATCCGTCGCCGCTGACCGACTTCGCCGCCGCCCTCACGTCGGCGACAGGTAATGAGCTGCAAGAAGTGCTCGACTGCGTGCCGATGCTCAAGCGCATGGAAAAAGTCCTGCCGATGCTGCGCAAGGAAGTCGAAGTCGCGCGCCTGCAGAAAGAGATCTCCGCCGAGGTCAATCGCAAGATCGGCGAGCATCAGCGTGAGTTCTTCCTCAAGGAACAACTCAAGGTGATCCAGCAGGAACTCGGCCTGACCAAGGACGACCGCAGCGCCGATCTCGAACAGTTCGAACAACGCCTGGAAGGCAAAGTCCTGCCGGCACAGGTGCAGAAACGCCTCGAAGAGGAAATGAACAAACTGTCGATCCTCGAGACCGGCTCGCCGGAGTACGCGGTCACCCGCAACTACCTCGACTGGGCGACCTCGGTGCCGTGGGGCGTGTACGGCGAGGACAAACTCGACCTCAAGTACGCGCGCAAGGTACTCGACAAACACCACGCTGGCCTCGACGACATCAAGGATCGCATCCTCGAATTCCTCGCGGTCGGTGCCTACAAAGGCGAGATCAGCGGCTCGATCGTGCTGCTGGTCGGCCCGCCGGGCGTGGGTAAAACCAGCGTCGGCAAATCCATCGCCGAATCCCTTGGCCGACCGTTCTACCGCTTCAGCCTCGGCGGCATGCGTGACGAAGCCGAGATCAAGGGCCACCGCCGCACCTACATCGGCGCGCAGCCGGGCAAACTGGTGCAGGCGCTGAAAGACGTCGAAGTGATGAACCCGGTGATCATGCTCGACGAGATCGACAAAATGGGCCAGAGCTACCAGGGCGACCCGGCCTCGGCGCTGCTGGAAACCCTCGACCCGGAGCAGAACGTCGAATTCCTCGACCATTACCTCGACCTGCGCATGGACCTGTCGAAAGTGCTGTTCGTGTGCACCGCCAACACCCTGGATTCGATTCCCGGGCCGTTGCTGGACCGGATGGAAGTGATTCGCCTGTCGGGCTACATCACCGAAGAAAAAGTCGCCATCGCCAAGCGTCACCTGTGGCCGAAACTGCTGGAAAAGGCTGGCGTGTCCAAGGGCAGCCTGAGCATCAGCGACAGCGCACTCAAGGCCTTGATCGACGGTTACGCCCGCGAAGCCGGGGTGCGCCAACTGGAAAAACAGATGGGCAAACTGGTGCGCAAAGCGGTGATGAAGCTGATCGACGACCCGAAAGCAGTGATCAAGCTCGGGCCGAAAGACCTCGAAGCCTCGCTGGGCCATCCGGTGTTCCGCAATGAACAAGTGCTGTCCGGCACCGGCGTCATTACCGGTCTGGCCTGGACCAGCATGGGCGGCGCGACCCTGCCGATCGAAGCCACGCGAATTCACACGCTCAACCGTGGTTTCAAACTCACCGGGCAACTGGGTGACGTGATGAAAGAGTCGGCGGAGATCGCCTACAGCTACGTCAGCTCACACCTGAAACAGTTTGGCGGCGATGCGAAATTCTTCGACGAGGCCTTCGTCCACCTGCACGTGCCGGAAGGCGCCACACCGAAAGACGGCCCGAGCGCCGGCGTGACCATGGCCAGCGCCCTGCTCTCGCTCGCCCGCAATCAGCCGCCGAAAAAAGGCGTGGCGATGACCGGCGAACTGACCCTGACCGGGCATGTACTGCCGATTGGCGGGGTGCGTGAGAAGGTGATCGCGGCGCGGCGGCAGAAGATCTTCGAACTGATCCTGCCGGAGCCGAACCGGGGCAACTTTGAGGAGTTGCCGGATTATCTGAAGGAAGGCATTACCGTGCACTTCGCCAAGCGCTTTGCGGATGTAGCGAAAGTTTTGTTCTGA
- a CDS encoding DUF6124 family protein, with the protein MIKPTPNPPETSPYESLDSRKLHDAAERALDHYLKPSAAAVRFHKPSSIFQVAPDMDNESLLVHACESLAQASLMTSDIAAYIDIPQRRTILAIQQIIMLAELAVNRVLDNVEITQSAAHS; encoded by the coding sequence ATGATCAAACCCACACCCAATCCCCCAGAAACCTCGCCCTACGAATCCCTCGATTCCAGAAAACTCCACGACGCCGCCGAGCGTGCGCTGGATCACTACCTGAAGCCCTCCGCCGCCGCGGTGAGATTCCACAAACCCAGCAGCATTTTCCAGGTCGCCCCGGACATGGACAACGAAAGCCTGCTGGTTCACGCCTGCGAATCACTGGCCCAAGCCAGCCTCATGACCAGCGACATCGCCGCGTACATCGACATCCCGCAGCGCCGGACGATACTGGCCATTCAGCAAATCATCATGCTCGCCGAACTGGCGGTGAATCGGGTGCTGGATAATGTGGAAATCACCCAATCTGCGGCACACAGCTGA